DNA from Rhipicephalus microplus isolate Deutch F79 chromosome 5, USDA_Rmic, whole genome shotgun sequence:
aataaaaaaataaaaaataaataataccttATTACGTGCCTAGCTACGCAACACTTACTTGGGACGGCAATGATGCGTGTAGCAACGCAATGCAGCAATAAAAGACTAGATGAAATGTGGCAAAGATGAATGGCAAGGTGACCTTCATAGAAGACCAGACTTCTACACCAGAAACGGGTAGTCGCCAACAAACCCAAATCGAGCATGAGGTATTGAGAAACGGCGCAAACAAGTACGTGTGTAATCGGGCGCTTATTCCAAGGATGGATTTGTGGAAACACCTGTTTCTGTGCCCTCACCGATGCCCAGGTTTTCGGCGAACGAAGCCGCTGTCTGCACCGAAATCTGTTACTCATAGAACCAGTTTGTCACCTGATAAGCTACTAAAGAAATTAATCTTGTGccaaaagacaaaaagaaacacTTCGGAAGTATCCCAATCTTCATCTGGTTCCGCTTATTGACAAATTTTTTACGTACTACAGCCTTCTGATAGCAGCTCCTAAGGGTAGTAAATCAGGGAATCACGGGTGTTTTAAATACCACAGAGTTTCATATCGTTTTTAATTTTTTGATATGGGCTAACAAGCTCCATTTTGCTTAATATACACAAAATAATGCCTAAATAAAGGTGCAACTTGCGTTATAAAAGTTTTTTGTATATAGGATGCCGCTGGACAGCGACACCACCTGCAGTATCTACCTTACCAGCATTTTTTACCTTTTCAGTGGTCCACCTTTTCGTGAACTGTTACTTGAAATATAGCTGCATGAGCTATCAAGAACCAAAGATGAAAGGACGCACTGACACAAGAAACACCATTTCTTTTCAGCATATGTATGATTACAGATTATAAGCATTAACTATTGTCCAATATCAGAAATTTATTATATCACATTTGCAGTATGTGTACAAACCTCAAGACAAAGCTAATGCACGTTTCGAGTAGCACAATCACAATTGCTGGAAAACAGAAAACGTATTCTCGATTTACAGCGTACTTACGAGTACAAGAAAAGGGTGTTTCTGAAAGTAAGCTCGGCCGTCCTAGTTTGACAAGGTGAATAAAGGTTGTACAATATGAAGAGAAGTTATGCAGAGAGTCGATCACATGACAGCGTGTTTTCGCCACGTGTCAGCCAAGTCTGTATTAGACAGTCGCTCTAGAATCTTCTTTTCCAGCCTTGCGTTTTGTTCTGGAGAAAAATGATTTTTCCAGTCACCGACGATACCCTTACGAATGAAGCTAGCAGTGGAAGGATTCTTCTGCGACACCTCGTGGAAGACCCTGAGACCATCGGGTGCCTCTTTCTCAATCTGTTTCGTGAAGAAGTTTGTGAAGTTCCGCGAGGCGTAGTCCTGCATAGACTTGACGTCGCTGTACTTGATCACATTCTGCAGTATGTCCTCGTTTTCCAGCAACAGCTTGTGGTACGTCTTGTCGAAGAACTCGGCGATTCGAAGCACCCCATCTCGCGGCTCTGCCTTCATGTCCTCGTAGTGCAGGAAGAGGACGTTTGGGTCGTTGCGGTGCTCATACCAACCCAGGACGTGATCGAAGTAGTCCCCGTAGTCAGTCTGGCCGGTGACGAAGACCTCGAAGAAGTCGTCGAACTTACCGTCCGCAAAATCGTATCCGGTGAAACCCTTCGTGTGGTAGTACATGGACACGCAGGTGTCCTTAGGATTGCGGCAGACGTAGAGGTACTTGGCCTGTGGATGCATGGGCATCAGATGGTACGGTAGGTGGGTCTTGATCACTCCTGGTCGCGTCATGTCCGTCACGCTGCTGGCGCCGATCATCTCGATGAAGGGGCTTCTGTGAAAGAATTCTAGCCCACTGGAC
Protein-coding regions in this window:
- the LOC119174316 gene encoding sulfotransferase 1C4; translated protein: MPVVDVRIPNGPLYQDMDGVLRLSRNFTVEMLRSALNYKPQPDDKFVVTFPKCGTTWTQHIAFLIFNKGVPPSSGLEFFHRSPFIEMIGASSVTDMTRPGVIKTHLPYHLMPMHPQAKYLYVCRNPKDTCVSMYYHTKGFTGYDFADGKFDDFFEVFVTGQTDYGDYFDHVLGWYEHRNDPNVLFLHYEDMKAEPRDGVLRIAEFFDKTYHKLLLENEDILQNVIKYSDVKSMQDYASRNFTNFFTKQIEKEAPDGLRVFHEVSQKNPSTASFIRKGIVGDWKNHFSPEQNARLEKKILERLSNTDLADTWRKHAVM